GATCAAGTAAAAAGGATATATGCATTGAGTGGTCCAACTCAACCAGATTTTTGCACATTTCCTCGTAAGTGGCAAAGTGGTGAATGGAGGTCCTTTCAAAAAGCTTGGTTCAATGAGTTCGATTGGCTTGAGTATAGTGTTTCAAAGGATGCAGCTTATTGCTTGTATTGTTATCTTTTCTTTTAGCTAGGAAAACCTAAAAATTTGGAAGTTCTGTATTTGCTAAGGAAGGTTTTGTTAATTGGAAGAAAGCTAAAGATAGGCTTGCTACACATAGTAATTGTAAGACTCACAATGATACTAGGAAAAAATGCAAAGACTTTATGAACCAAAGGACAAGTATATTTAGGAAAATTGAGATTGTTAGCAAGGAGGAAGACATTAGATACAAGATTCGGTTGACATCTTCTTTAGATGTTATAAGGTTTCTCATTAAGCAAGGTGATCCTTTCCGTGGACAAGATAAGACCAATGCATCCCTCAATAAGGGTAAATTTAGAGAGATGGTTAATTGGTACAAAGACAAGGTCCCATAAGAGCAATAAAAATTGCCAAATGTTATCACATGACATTCAACAGGATCTTACTAAAGCTTGTGCAGAAGAAGTGACGGCCGTGATTATGGATGAGATTGGACATTGAAATTTCTCCGTGCTTATTGATGAATCTTGTGATGTATCGATAAATGAGCAAATGGGTGTCATCTTGAGGTTAGTAGTAACACTATTAATTTTTTGCCATTTTGTGATGCTTTCATTGTAAAATTTCAATTTCTTTTTAAGTACTAACCCTATTAATTTTTGCCATGCAGATTTGTGAATGATGGAAGGGAAAGTGATGGAGAGATTTTTGGGTCTTAAACACATTGAGAGATGTACAACGGTTGCATTAAAAGAAGCTTTGGTTGGTATGCTTTCTAGTTATAAGTTAATCATCTCTAGGATTCGTGAGCAGGGTTATGTTGGAGCTTCTAATATGAGAGGGGAATTTAATGGTGTGCAGAAATTGATTAGGGATGAAAACCCTTTTGCTTATTTTGTCCATTGTTTTGCCCATCAATTACAGTTAGTGGTTGTTACTGTTTCATCTTCTACTGCAGCCACGATAGATTTTTTTAACTATGTGCCTTTAATAGTCAACACTGTGGGTGCATCTTGCATGCGAAAGGATGCCTTGCTTGCAAAACATCATGATGTATTGTTAGAAAAGGTAGAGAATGGTGAGATTACCACGGGAAGAGGGCTGAACCAAGAATGTAGCCTAGCTAGGCCTGGAGATACTAGATGGGGATCACATCTTAAAACTTTGCTTCGCATTATGGTAATGTGGGAAGCTATcatattgtcagggttatggataccacatacctaatagtagttgactaaatctcggcaggacccaccacataccatgtcttatacggaaacaaccttcggatataggaggagttccgcataaggaaagATGAGTatagttctacatggaaacgacaaggactactcggattgtatccatattggtttccctagttctacttggacaaggggacacctatgggtataaatacaaggccccctaggaggagaggggacacggaacaatagatcaagacacaagatcaacatacaagccaacatacgctaAGACAAGatgccggatatcgacttcagagataagcatgCCTAGTCCCCTATGGTGTctacggatactgtcaggagagacaaaagcgctgtctttgatctcgccggatgcggattcgaggaggaaggctaccctgttgttgaCTACGAGTCAacacttcagaccgccaagtcgacaacagatagataggctaccccaaatattgtattggtgtgattatgatgaataagagcaacgaccggcttcggccaacaggagtagggtcattacctgacaattcaggggcccgaacctatataaaaatcttcgtccccatctcttttattacaatctcgcatataccctggtaccaacgatccccatactatgcaaatactggaatcgcgacatcaaacgtcgacacataTATGTGCTTGAGAATGTTAAGAAAGATTCTACTAAACCAACATTTATTGGTGGAGCATTTGGTTTGATGGGTAAAATGCAATGGTTTGATTTTGTGTTCATAATGCATTTGATGATAGACATCTTGAGTATAACAGATGACATGTCACGTGCTTTGCAAAGGAAGGATCAATACATTGTTGAGGCAATGAATTTAATCATTTATGTTACACAAGGGAGAATGGATGGGAGCCTTTGATGAATAGAGTAGCATCATTTTGTGTTAAACATGAGATTGAAGTTCCCAAAATGGACAAGGAGGTAAATGAAAGTGGGACATCTCTATGTCGAAAGCACAAGGTAACAAATAAGCATTATTACCATGTTGAGATCTTTCTTGCAGCCATAGATGCAATTTTGGCAGAAATGAATCGTCAGTTTAGTGAAGTTAGTTCAAAGTTACTAAGTATGCATGTCAGCCTTTAATCCATGGATTTTCTTATCTAATTTTGATGTGGATAAGCTTGTGAggcttgctgaaatttatagTCAAGATTTTTTGGTTGGTGATCTTATGCTTCTACGGCCTCAACTTGCAAATTTTATTACCAATATTAGGAGAGCTAAAGAATTTGTTGGATGTAAAGATCTTGCAAAGGTGGCAGAATTAATGGTTCAAACAGGAAAGAACAAAACTTATCCATTGGTGTATAGGCTCATTGAGTTAGTATTGATACTTCCGGTGGCAACGACTTCAGTTGAGAGGGTTTTTTCAACCATGTCTCTTATAAAGACAAATTTGAGAAACAAAATGGGGGATGAATGGCTAAATGACTTGATGATATGCTATACTGAGAAGCAAATTTTTAGAAGTATTAGTAATGAAAAAATCATCCAAAGGTTTGAAGATATGAAAGCGCGTCGGATGTTACTacctaaaaataattatttgaaGCTATTGTTTGTCAATTGTCATTATTCATTAATTTGACATTTCTTTTTTATAGACTACCCCTGATGAAGAATAATTGGCGATAGGGTGTACTAGTGTCGCACATCATGCATCATCTATTGGACATTTCAATATTGCTTTGATATGGATAATGTTTATTTTTCGGTAACTCTATATATTTATACTTTGTATTAGACATATAGCCAATTTATATGAGACATATCTCAACTTTTATTGGCCACTTTTGGTTTAGCCCCTACTATAATTTtatcctggctccgccactatGTATAACTAGACTTGTTTTTACCATCACATATTTGCAAGCGGTTAAATAGTCACATTTTTTCAAAGTATTGTGTCATCTTTTCAGCTTTCATAAAACCAGAATACGACTCCTATATTTGCTTGGTAAGTcctataaacaaaaaaaaaagagaatatatTGAGCCACACATATTATACCAATTGCACACTACCTCCCCGTTTTCCGCGCGATAGGGCAATTTCCCAACTTCTAACTTCTCGTTTTTCGTGTGCATGCTTTCTAAACTATTAGATGTgtttttttcaataaaattctatagaaaaattgctTTAGAAATTCATatcaatccattttttaagtttttcagCTAATACTTAAATAATCATACACTAATGAGTCGCTCCGTTTTACATGAGAGAAGTTTCTAATCCTTACATTAGAACGCACCTAAGGAATGTACTCCGTACTTATCACTAGACCACTTTACTGTTGACAACTATCAAACCGGACTAGCGGACCAATGTTGCTTTGGTTCAGTTTATTGTAAGGACAAAATTTAAAAGGTTCAGTTTCTAGCTGGAAGAGACCTCCTATCATATATTTCTAGCAGGAAGAGACCTCTGATCATATATTTCTAGCAGGAAAAGACCTGTGATCATATATTTGGGTGTCAGATAAATTCAGCTGAACTAAAAGCTTGTCATACCTTCAGTTACCTACTACAAGTCTACAACCATGAGTCCATGATCAACTCTGAATTCAGATAGGTGGAAACATACTGCTGAACAACATAGTTTTCTATAGATAAATGCATGCACAAGGAGAGCCTCAAGGTAGAATCTGATTGAAACGTCTTCACAAGACCGGTGGCATTTATTCAAGGAGAAAAATCGTCCTGCATTTGTTTCGGATGCAATAGGATCATAAGTCCCATTTTAGTTCTTGGAGTTTAACAAGTTTCCCTGTCCTCCACAAGGTTCCATAAATTTATGttttcttagagcaagtttagtAGTACAGCCCACTACTTACTATAAGCCAATGTTAAagctaacatatataataggttagctataaggttagctttatttttttcatcctctctctttatCTCTCTACGAATTTAATGCATATTTCTTAGAGCTTGTGTgtagctagctcttgcatgagagccaacactctCCACTTTTAtttatctctctcttccacataaGCATTTAGCTTGCTTATAGCTCAccattatccttgctcttatgTACATATTATACCCATATTATGGGGATTAACCGAAGAACAAGGCCTTAATGGGAAATTATCTTGGAGGCCTCCCCAACTGTTCAACAGCAATGAAGCACCATGTATAATTGACCAGACCACTACGAACTACGAAATTGAAAAGCTTGAATTTCTAACAAGTAAGAGACCTGTCATCACATATTTGGGGTCAGTGAATTTCATTTGAACTTAAGCTTATCATAAACAAGCATTTGACCAACTGTGGTGCTTGCAGATGGGTTTGGACAATTTTCTATGGATCCTAATTGATGGAAGACAAATGCAAAGGTCAAGAGCCATGCTCAGGAAGAAATTCAAGTTTCAACCTGATTGGAATGCGCCATGGCAACATTCCCCTCCTCCATGTCCTTGAGAAATTCAGCGAATGCAGTGCACGATGATCCCCCTTCCTTCCATGCTGCCGCTGCGCTCTCCTTCATCGCCATGACCCGCTCCAGGACTCCCTGCTGCGCATCCGATTCCATGATCCGCCTCAAGATGGCATCGACGATGTCGGCCTGGACAAGTGCCCCGGGTTTATACCCTCTGACCTCGATGCCAATCTTCATCTCCTCCACGatgaacaccttgttcatccACTGCTCCGCGTCGAGCGGCCAGCACACCATTGGAACGCCGGCTGCGACAGCCTCCAGCGTCGAGTTCCATCCACAGTGCGTCACGAATGCGCCCGTGGATGCGTGCTGCAGCACCGCCACCTGCGGCACCCAGGACGCGGTCACCACGACGCCTCTGTCGGCTGTCCGCGCCAAGAATCCGTCAGGAAGAAGAGACATCGCGGCGTCCGGCTTCGTGCCCGCGGGCGCGCGCAGCGCCCACAAGAATCTCTGCTCGGACCTCTCGAGGCCCGTGGCCATCTCGCTGACCTGCTCCGGCGAGAGCGCGCCGCGGCTCCCGAAGCAGAGGAACACGACGCTGCGCTCCGGCTGCGCGTCCAGCCAAGCGAGGCACGggtgcctctcctcctccgcgccgccgtcggtgatcAATGGCCCGACGCAGTAgaccggcggcgtggcgcggttgGAGAGGCAGCGGCCGTCCCTCAGCGCCGCCACCCCGGGACCCTCCAGCGCGTCGAAGGTGTTCACCAGAATGCCGCGCGCGTCCGCCATCCGGTCGAACGCGTCCAGCATGGCCGCGCTTATGTCCGTCCCACGGTCGAGCACCTCCTCGGGCAAGTGCGACGCCGGCAGCGGGCGCACGCCGGGAAACGACACGGGCGCGTCGCCGAGCTCCCTCAAGCTTCCGCTGCTCCCGGCGCAAAACCGTGGCAAACGGAGGAAAACGGCGAGGTTGGTGGCGCCGGTGCAGAAGAGGAGGTACCCGGGGAcgccgagctcggcggcgacgtcgagggCGTAGACGGAGAACATGTCGGCCACGAGCGCCCGAGCGGCATGGGGGCCACGCAGCAGGTCCCCGAGGGCGGGCGCGTGggcgcggaggacggcgagcaTACGGAGGAGCGGGTGAgcggcggcatcggcgccggaggaggcaggaggatgaggaggaggagggagtggatggacggagagggaggggaggcgggatgCGTACTTGCGGAgcgcggcggagaaggcgggggcggtggtggccgggTCAGGGACGGCGACCGTGACGGCGAGGCCGTGGCGGATGCAAACCGCGGCGAGCTCCAGCATGGGGGCGAGATGGCCCACGCCGAGGCTGGGGAACAAGACCACTCTCCTTGCAGCCGCCATTGGAGGATCGCTGCTCACCTCTGCTCTTGCCTTTCTTGAATTCTTGGTGGGCAATCCGCGACGGATAGAGACGATGCACTACTAATCAATCTGAGGGACTTTCTGccctttctttttcatttttttccccttctttcgTGTGGACTAGCGTGGCGTGGTTGCTTTTCCGTTTTTGTTTAATCATCACTGTCAAATATATACACATATCACTGTATCTGTTCAACTAATGACCTAACTTTCTACTTCGTACTAAAATGATCCAAATGGATTTGGGGAAGACTGCAAATTGTGCGTTCGATTTCTGAAAATTTAGGCGTTGTTTCACCACTTCtatgtaaattattttattaCTTTTAAATGTATCAACTAATtacacattaaaaaaatatcgcCCTTAAATCAATAACCACTACATTAAACATTAAACCCAATTACCAAAATATCGAAAATATTGAATGTGCAACGAGTCGTATAAATATTGGCTTCTCACACACGGATCATTAAATTTGaacggttgattttttttctttaacataTAATCCTATGGCCTCTTTCAAATTAATCAAAATGAATACAACCGTATAATTGTATAATTGAGCAAATACTTTAGGGAAAAATTAGAACATACTAATAGGGTACTTGGATGGATCAAAAGCATGGGTGTCAGCTTCTAGCCTTCCACAGACCACAGCTAACACGCTGGATCCGGCAGGTGGCAATTATGGTGGAAAGACCGCTTCTCAATCACTCCAcaaattttctctaaaattacTCTGAATTGggccatctatctatctattatatactaaaaatccattaaactttaTATAAACGCTTCTAAACCACCATATGGTATCCTATAAAAGCTCCTAAGCTACCACATGGCACTCTCATAAATcggtggacccactatttttaactattaaatttctttttagaaaaaaaataaaacccccataagcaatctctctccttttcccTATTGGCCTATATGGTACATGATCCTTCACTTCTCCGCTGGCGGCCCCAAGAGAaaaaagcaagaaaaaaaataatatgcacGTACGTAAATATATACACGTATTcatggggaaaaaaaggaaaataaaatatgtacgtacataccccagaaaaaataacaaaactgAGCACAGTATCGATGgaaaaaagaattaaagaaCATGTACCTACGTACATATGCACCTACCATCGAGAAAAACAACGATCAATAAAACATAGAACATCCATGCTCtctataataaaagaaaaaaaatactacatcACGTATTAacaatattttaattaaaaaatcacAAACTGTATTATACCTTTTTATGCCTTTTCTCACAAAATAGAGTTAATAATTACGGAACACCACATTCATTTCCAAACATTTCCATCTACTtcacctccccctccccttcccctcatGTATATCCCTGTTTGCTCCTTCCTCTTGCTTGAACTGGCACTATTTATTCTTTTCCCCCATTCCTATTATTTGgttatccaactaaaatagaAATAATTTGTAATTGTAATTTTCAAATGATGATAATTTTTAAACTACGTGCTACACGTATGATTTCTAATATAACTATTTCTCTATTTATAATTAACCAAACAAATTAAGATTCATATACctatgtttttctatatatgaaatatatatagtcAATGCATGTATTATATATGCCATCCAAATAACAAAGAAATATGATAAAGAATATCAACAAATATTACATCATTACATAGATCATTCTATAAATATGCATAGCTAAACTAAATtagtagaataaaaaatatatatttataaattcaaGTATGAAAGAATACTTTTATCGATAGACAACACTTGCCTTTTTACATGTCGTCTGAATTGCAATAAAAAGCTACAAAATAATTCAACAACACATGTTGCGCCCTCATATATCATATGTAGATTTTTTCTACATCTTTCAGGTATGAACACAATTCCATTTATTTCTTTGTGCATGAACCATTAAAAACAATTGTCATATATTATACACACaaattataataaatttattcagACTTTGGAACCCAGACATTTTCTTGCGCAAACAAGTGcatgggagagaaagagaagtaCGGAGAGAGTTAGTAAGCCAGTCTTGACAAGCTAAGAATAATGTATCAATATTAGATGGGACAAGGCACAACGAGCGTATTTTTTAGGCATGGAACATATTTACTAGGAATTAGATATGATCGTATAGCAACCAAATAATTTTCATgctagaaatgaaaaaaaatgaaataattcATTTGGTCTTGGGAACACAGGGATTTTCTATGGTCTTTGATACGATTAGCAACTGGATAGGTATTATAGGCtttatataataatataaatatacttaATACATGCCAGGTACAGGCTaactaaataaaaattaaaataacataGTAGTCGATCTCAAGTAAAAATTcctaatattaaattaattttttttatggaaaagtATTTAAATCATCTAAACAATCACAATATACCACATTCTAAAAATAATGATGCatgctaattatataattttagttGTTCGATTGTGTTCACGCTAGGTTGCGTGAAGCCTCACACACCACACAAATAGTGTTCATAAATAGATTGTGTGTCACACCACATAATCATGTTGAACTCTACAAACCCATGTACATAGTGTAGTCTCATGTCCTATCCAATCCACCAATTATTGACCAATGAGAATATATATTGGCCTTACCAACTTATATAAAATGTCATTGAAATTTCCATGGAAGTTGAAAAAAAAGTGTAATGCTCTGTTACTATTTatcatatcacaaattttatacTTAAAATAAGATTTATATAGAATAAATAGAAAATACAAAAAATACCAATTGGGAGTAAATTTAACCAATTGGAGAAATTTTGCTTCTTACTTCACACTTAAATTGAAGCTACTATTGCAATAACCATTTCATAATAATTGCCTTAGATAATTGGAACAACTCTGataggttaaaaaaaattatttaagcaatgccaaaaagaaaattaatgaaTAAATAATACATTTGAAGCATGGCATGCAAATGTTATCCAATTAATATTCTGCTTCTATAATTGTCTTAAATGAACCTTACAATGCATGCCCGCACATTCGCGTGGGCTAACTTTctagttatatactaaaagtccattaaacttcctaaaaaTGCTCCTAAACTAACATGTGCCATTCTGTAAACGCTCTCGAGTCGCcacatctattatctattatatactaaaagacCGTCAAACTTCCTAAAACCGCTCCTAAACTGACATGCCCGATAAACGCTCTCGAGTCGCCACATGTCACTATAATAAAATAGACAAATCtgataattaatttttatttaaattagtgGACCCATTAATTTTGATCGTTAGATTTATCTTTACATGAAAACAATATCCCTCCGTAGGTAAGTACGATCCCTCCACGCGCAACATATGTGCTATGCATCCGACCTCTGTTTcatttgttccttttttttatccccataataattaaaattaaaaacctTTTTGGGCCTAAAAAGCCCATCAACCTATTAGATATAGCTAGCTTTTCCTCTATCCTCTCCTAATAAATAGTCTATTAAACATTATCTAAATATTTCTAAACATCTATATAACACTCTTAAATTAGAGGAAATCTAagaaattatatactaaaagtccattaaacttccaaaaAATACTCCTAAGATTCCATGTGGCATCTTATAAACGCTCTCGAGTTGCCACATGtcactctaataaaatagataaacctgacaatcaattttcatttaaattagtgAACCCATTAATTTTGATCGTTTGATTTATCTTTACATGAAAACAATCTCCCTCTGCAGGTACAAACGATCCCTCCTCGCGCAACATACGTACTATGCAATCCGACATccatttcctttcttcttttttatccccataataattaaaattaaaaacattttttgGGCCTAAAAAGCCCATCAACCTACTAGATATATTGCTAGCTCTTCCTCTATCCTCTCCTAATAAACACTCTATTAAACATGATGTAAATATTTCTAAACATCTATATAACACTCTTAAATAAGAggaaatctaaaaaaaattctaaacatCTATATAACACTTTTAAATTAGAggaaatctaaaaaaattatatactaaaattccattaaactttctaaaaATGCTCCTAAGCTACCATGTGGTATCGTATAAACGCTTTCGAGTCACAACATGtcactctaataaaatagataaatctGACCATCGATATTCACATATATTTCTAAAAACGCTTTCGAGTCGTCACATGActaataaaatagataaatacgagcattgattttcacttaaattggtggacccattaattTTAATCATTAAATTTATCTCACAAGAATATAATCTCCCTCCGTAAGTAATTAGGATCCCTCCGCGCGCAACGTACGTGCTATCCATCCGACCTCcgtttccttttttcctttttttatccccataataattaaaattaaaaactcTTTTTTGCCTAAAAAGCCCATCAACCTACTAGATATAGTAGCTCTTCGTCTATATAGCATTCATTTGTTCCGAAGGAGCATATCGGAAAATCTCCACATCCTAcaaaattcttttaaaaaagaaaagctttTGTTCCAAAGGAGCCCGTATTGTTATTGTCAAGAAAGAGAGCAAAAAATCATCTCAGAACGGGCGACCTGGGCTTTGTAATAAACCATGTCTCCTAAACCGATACTTTACAAATGATACccctccgtcctattttaaATGTAACCATGAGTTTCCATATCCAAATTtaattgtccgtcttatttaaatttttttaaaaaaattaaaaaaacataagccACGCTTAAAGTGCTAGTCattttttatcatctaataacaataaaaatattaatcataatttttttatataaaacgaACTATTAAAGTTGGACATGGAAAATCATTGGCTGACGTTTAAAATGGGACAGTGGGAGTACCTAATAATAGCTCATCTCTAGGCTAATAACCTATCTAATTATTTAGGGGATAGATGTTACTATCGAGCAAGGTAAAGAGTTTCCTACATTACCAACACCTAACAGGCTAACACACATAGAATATGTCCTCATCAATTGGTTCTTCCTGTAGTGATGTTGGTAAATTGGCATCTCTTACACGCATCATATTCACCCAACGCGCACCATCTCAAATGCAACTTCCATTATTACAATGTTGAGCCATATCATTATTATATGTTAGAAATCTGGATCTTTATCTAATTAAATCTAGGAAGGCAGAACTTTATGACACCTGACACCTCCTAATTGGAGCCTGGATCAAGATTAGCCATGTCCAAGGAAAAAGTTGTCTCAGTGCCAAAATTACCTATATCCAGGAATGGGTCAAGTGAGTCCCACTCAGTACCAGACACGCCTGAAGCATCACAAATCGGTGCGGTGTGCCTTGCCACATTCTGGCTACTTGAAGCGGCACCTGAAATGGTCCTTCCATGCTGGTCGTCTTTATTGTTTGAAAATGTAGCACCCCCAAGATCCTGAGTATCAGGTGGTGTTATGCTGATGCGAGCTGAATCAACATTGAAAAAGTGAGTAGGATAACCCACCATGTAATCAGCAGGGCTGTTGTATGTTCCTCCTTTTGTTCCTGCAATAGCCACATCGGCATCAATTCTACTGGACGTTGGAACCAGCAATTCCCCATGAAACTTATTTAaaacaatttcttgatgttcTCCGATGACAGTGTCCTTCTGCACCAAATGATCTCTGGACATCTCCTTCACTTCATGGTTCTCCGCAGTATTGTCTTCCACAAAAGCATCAATTGGAGCATCGTCAGTAGAGAATAGCCATTCATTGACTTCATCTCCTGAATTCTCGGTAGCTTGGTTTTTACATGCAGAGTGGAGGTTCTTACATCTCCCGGAATCTAATACTTCATTGTCTGAAGCAATCGACAGGGATCCTTGATCACCATGAGCTGCTCTTCTGAGAGGAATCTTTGGATCATATTGTAGACAATGTTCACGAGGGTGTACAAGGACATCCAAAGCCAGCAAAGCATGTGAACAAAATTTTGCAAGCTCGGTACCAGTCTCTAGCCTCCCTGTTATGACAAGAAAAGATAAATACTACAACAAACAAAATTAACACGTTTTGAGAATTACATGGATGTAATTAAGTAAATGAACTGCTATATGAAATGCATGATTTATTTAGCTAGCTTAACAAATTTCATGCGTATGTGTCCTAGTGGGTTTCTTCTGTATATCGTTAACTCTACGTTTTACCAATGAATTAGCAAAACTGGAATGCATGTGGAAATAGATGATAAATACAGCAAATACAGATTGGCTCAGAACCTGGAAGAAGGTATTACCTTTGTTGAAGAGCTCAAGACCTCGTTCTAAATAAGGACAATTGtcaggagaagaaagaaaggaTGCCAATAGAGATTTTAACAAGGCTAACTGGAAGTCTGAAAAAGTTGGATCTCCTGCCAATAGTGGTCTTAGTTCATACATCCCCATAGTACAGAAAGACTCTCTTGCAACATTAATAAGAAGCAGGTCTATTTGTGTCCTCCAGTAGCATGCTCTGAATGAACCACCCTGCTCATGTTGAGAGTCAATAGCCAATTTCAACAGAATATACGCAAGATTATCTACTACTAGTCCCCCATCCCAAAAAGACTTCAtttctagctatgaatctggacaaacgAAGTCTTTTTGGGACACATGTCTATACATCCTAAAAGTAAGAGTGGCACAATAAATAACACCTTGGAGGCAACCTAGCCAATTGAGTAGAGATACGAAATGATGAGTGGATTAAGAAGATAATGGTACTCTACAGTATTCTGTTTGTATTAATGACCAACAGTTAAACCGTTCTTATAAGGAATGCCACCGTGAAAGTAAAATAGTAATACCAGTTCAAATAGTCACCGTTCAAAAAACAAAATGCTAGAATTGCACATGAAATAGATATGAACAAAAGAACTTGTCTTGCAAATGAAGACAAAAGGATGGATATACAAAGGGCAACTTTACATAAGAAAATATACACTAAAGGAAGTTACAATACGTACAAGCGCAAACAAAACACCACCGCAACCATGGTTTTCAAGTTCGATTTAGGCCGAAATTTCAGCCATTTCGGTTCTATCGAAATTCCTgaaaatttggtttttttggaccgattttttttttgaaattttaacatAAATTTACTGAATGACtaaattatgaccaaatttgcATAAGTTtgagaaaaacagaaaaattcGGCCGAGATAATCACTTGCCCAAGAGGGGAGGGGGTCCAAAATTACTGAAATTGCAATCACTGACCACAACCACCCAAAACCAACAAATAGAAGTTATGGACTAGAAATAATGTTTCAGAGAGCCGCATCACATGCTGGTCAACACCGCTAGATCATTTCCTCCTCAACCCCCCACATCTCCACTTGAATCCCCTCTAAGTCCATAGTGAGGTCAATTGCAATGAGTCAATAGACGACGCAGGCGAGAGCATATGTGGCCTCATCACCATGGTCGAACACCTGCTGAGGGTGTCC
The Oryza sativa Japonica Group chromosome 6, ASM3414082v1 DNA segment above includes these coding regions:
- the LOC4340967 gene encoding anthocyanidin 5,3-O-glucosyltransferase, which codes for MAAARRVVLFPSLGVGHLAPMLELAAVCIRHGLAVTVAVPDPATTAPAFSAALRKYASRLPSLSVHPLPPPPHPPASSGADAAAHPLLRMLAVLRAHAPALGDLLRGPHAARALVADMFSVYALDVAAELGVPGYLLFCTGATNLAVFLRLPRFCAGSSGSLRELGDAPVSFPGVRPLPASHLPEEVLDRGTDISAAMLDAFDRMADARGILVNTFDALEGPGVAALRDGRCLSNRATPPVYCVGPLITDGGAEEERHPCLAWLDAQPERSVVFLCFGSRGALSPEQVSEMATGLERSEQRFLWALRAPAGTKPDAAMSLLPDGFLARTADRGVVVTASWVPQVAVLQHASTGAFVTHCGWNSTLEAVAAGVPMVCWPLDAEQWMNKVFIVEEMKIGIEVRGYKPGALVQADIVDAILRRIMESDAQQGVLERVMAMKESAAAAWKEGGSSCTAFAEFLKDMEEGNVAMAHSNQVET